A genomic window from Micromonospora sp. WMMA1947 includes:
- the ligD gene encoding non-homologous end-joining DNA ligase produces MPADRLKVEVEGRSLELSNLDKVLFPKAGFTKGEVIDYYTRIAPVLLPHLRDRALTRIRFPNGVDGGSFFEKNAPAATPGWVRTENLPAPGSTKGRETIDYVVCDELPTLVWLANLAALELHTPQWKIGTHPDMMVVDLDPGAPAALKQCCQVALLMRDRLASDGISSLPKTSGKKGMQLCCPIAGTQDAEIVSDYAKRIAQELEQAHPKLIVSKMAKNLRPGKVFIDWSQNNAAKTTVAPYSLRAQPVPSVSTPLTWDEVEAGAAGKRPSTRPYTAGEVLKRVEKEGDLLAPLLDGGPELPAR; encoded by the coding sequence ATGCCGGCTGACCGGCTCAAGGTCGAGGTCGAGGGGCGCTCGCTGGAGCTGTCCAACCTGGACAAGGTGCTGTTCCCGAAGGCCGGCTTCACCAAGGGCGAGGTGATCGACTACTACACCCGGATCGCCCCGGTGCTGCTGCCGCACCTGCGCGACCGCGCGCTCACCCGGATCCGGTTCCCCAACGGCGTCGACGGCGGCTCGTTCTTCGAGAAGAACGCACCCGCCGCGACCCCCGGTTGGGTACGCACCGAGAACCTGCCCGCCCCCGGGTCGACGAAGGGGCGGGAGACGATCGACTACGTGGTCTGCGACGAATTGCCGACGCTCGTGTGGCTGGCCAACCTGGCCGCGTTGGAACTGCACACTCCTCAGTGGAAGATCGGCACACACCCGGACATGATGGTCGTCGACCTGGACCCGGGTGCCCCGGCCGCTCTCAAGCAGTGTTGCCAGGTGGCGTTGCTGATGCGCGACCGGCTGGCTTCCGACGGGATTTCTTCGCTCCCGAAGACGTCCGGGAAGAAGGGCATGCAGCTCTGCTGCCCGATCGCCGGCACGCAGGACGCCGAGATCGTCTCCGACTACGCCAAGCGGATCGCGCAGGAGCTGGAGCAGGCACACCCGAAGCTGATCGTGTCGAAGATGGCGAAGAACCTGCGCCCCGGCAAGGTCTTCATCGACTGGAGTCAGAACAACGCGGCGAAGACGACAGTGGCGCCGTACTCGCTGCGGGCCCAGCCGGTGCCCTCGGTGTCGACGCCGCTGACCTGGGACGAGGTGGAGGCCGGAGCGGCGGGGAAGCGGCCGTCGACGCGGCCGTACACGGCGGGCGAGGTGCTCAAGCGGGTGGAGAAGGAGGGCGACCTGCTGGCGCCGCTGCTCGACGGCGGTCCCGAGCTGCCCGCCCGCTGA
- the ligD gene encoding non-homologous end-joining DNA ligase, with protein MPGAPLKPMLATTGQLPAGAAWAYEFKWDGVRALADISRGDRHFYARSGVEITTAYPELLNLAEQVDDALLDGEVVLFTDGQPSFTALAERMHVRNPAKAARLAATVPVTYMIFDLLRLDGEDLTARPWRERRAALESLGLGAARWAVPPVFGDGPATYAAAGEHGLEGVMAKRVDSLYRPGVRSPDWVKVKLEVTGDFVVGGWRPGARRIGGLLVGVPGPDGRLIYRGRVGGGIGAAIERELLRELEPLRSPATPFAAGVPREDARGAIWVTPRVVVEVKYGQRTPDGRLRFPRILRLRPDKPPEEVDDAG; from the coding sequence GTGCCCGGCGCGCCGTTGAAGCCGATGCTCGCGACGACCGGGCAGCTCCCGGCCGGCGCCGCCTGGGCGTACGAGTTCAAGTGGGACGGCGTCCGCGCGCTCGCCGACATCTCCCGCGGCGACAGGCACTTCTACGCCCGCTCCGGCGTCGAGATCACCACCGCCTACCCGGAACTGCTGAACCTGGCCGAGCAGGTCGACGACGCGTTGCTCGACGGCGAGGTCGTCCTCTTCACCGACGGGCAGCCGTCGTTCACCGCGCTCGCCGAGCGGATGCACGTGCGTAACCCGGCCAAGGCGGCGCGGCTGGCGGCGACCGTACCCGTCACGTACATGATCTTCGACCTGTTGCGGCTCGACGGCGAGGACCTGACCGCCCGGCCGTGGCGGGAGCGGCGGGCGGCGCTGGAGTCGCTCGGGCTCGGCGCCGCCCGGTGGGCGGTGCCGCCGGTCTTCGGCGACGGCCCGGCCACCTACGCGGCGGCCGGTGAGCACGGGCTGGAGGGGGTGATGGCCAAGCGGGTCGACTCGCTCTACCGGCCCGGCGTGCGCTCGCCGGACTGGGTGAAGGTCAAACTGGAGGTCACCGGCGACTTCGTGGTCGGCGGCTGGCGACCGGGCGCGCGGCGCATCGGCGGTCTGCTGGTCGGCGTGCCCGGCCCGGACGGGCGGCTGATCTACCGGGGGCGGGTCGGCGGCGGCATCGGGGCGGCGATCGAACGGGAACTGCTGCGCGAACTGGAACCTCTGCGGTCCCCGGCGACGCCGTTCGCCGCCGGTGTGCCGCGCGAGGATGCCCGGGGCGCGATCTGGGTAACTCCCCGAGTCGTGGTGGAGGTCAAGTACGGCCAGCGCACGCCGGACGGCCGGCTGCGCTTCCCGCGCATCCTGCGCCTGCGCCCGGACAAGCCGCCCGAGGAGGTCGACGATGCCGGCTGA
- a CDS encoding Ku protein: protein MRAIWKGAVSFGLVSIGVKVYSATEEKDIRFHQVHREDGGRIRYKRTCSVCGEEVTYDDIAKGYDIGGGEMVILTDEDFADLPLSTSHAIDVLEFVPAEQVDPILYNKAYFLEPEGSATKPYVLLRDALSDSERVAIVKVALRQREQLATLRVREGVLLLNTMLWPDEIRRPDFSFLDEDLKVRPPELAMASSLIDSMAGEFEPDAFTDDYRAALQEVIDAKVEGREVVQPEEEEAAPAAAVDLMAALKASVERARAARGEAPSGGGAEPTPISSARSAKKAAKKAPAKKAEPAKKTAAKKTPAKKTAAKKAEPAKKTAAKKTPAKKKSA, encoded by the coding sequence ATGCGGGCGATCTGGAAAGGAGCGGTGTCGTTCGGCCTGGTGTCGATCGGGGTGAAGGTCTACTCGGCCACCGAGGAGAAGGACATCCGTTTCCACCAGGTGCACCGTGAGGACGGCGGCCGCATCCGCTACAAGCGCACCTGCTCGGTCTGCGGCGAGGAGGTCACCTACGACGACATCGCCAAGGGGTACGACATCGGCGGCGGCGAGATGGTCATCCTCACCGACGAGGACTTCGCCGATCTGCCGTTGAGCACCTCGCACGCGATCGACGTGCTGGAGTTCGTACCGGCCGAGCAGGTCGACCCGATCCTCTACAACAAGGCGTACTTCCTGGAGCCGGAGGGCTCGGCGACGAAGCCGTACGTGCTGCTCCGCGACGCGCTGTCCGACTCGGAGCGGGTGGCGATCGTCAAGGTGGCGCTGCGCCAGCGGGAGCAGCTGGCCACGCTGCGGGTCCGCGAGGGCGTCCTGCTGCTCAACACCATGCTGTGGCCGGACGAGATCCGCCGGCCCGACTTCAGCTTCCTGGACGAGGACCTGAAGGTACGCCCGCCCGAGCTGGCCATGGCCAGCTCACTCATCGACTCGATGGCCGGGGAATTCGAGCCGGACGCGTTCACCGACGACTACCGGGCGGCGTTGCAGGAGGTCATCGACGCGAAGGTCGAGGGCCGCGAGGTGGTGCAGCCCGAGGAGGAAGAGGCCGCCCCCGCCGCCGCTGTGGACCTGATGGCCGCGCTGAAGGCGTCGGTCGAGCGGGCCCGGGCGGCCCGGGGCGAGGCGCCGTCCGGCGGTGGAGCCGAGCCGACCCCGATCTCGTCGGCCCGCTCCGCCAAGAAGGCCGCGAAGAAGGCGCCGGCGAAGAAGGCCGAACCGGCGAAGAAGACGGCGGCCAAGAAGACGCCCGCGAAGAAGACGGCGGCGAAGAAGGCCGAACCGGCGAAGAAGACCGCCGCCAAGAAGACGCCCGCGAAGAAGAAGAGCGCCTGA
- a CDS encoding PPOX class F420-dependent oxidoreductase encodes MAILSEEDLALLGEPQLAHVATIEADGTPHVTPVWVDTDGEHVVFNTAKGRQKYLNMSRNPVVAVSVADKADDYRTLWIKGTVEFVTEGADEHIDRMAKKYLGQDTYPWRRPGEERVIVRVTPTEKLGRG; translated from the coding sequence ATGGCGATCCTCAGCGAAGAAGACCTGGCCCTGCTCGGCGAGCCGCAGCTCGCGCACGTGGCGACGATCGAGGCCGACGGCACCCCGCACGTCACCCCGGTCTGGGTCGACACCGACGGCGAGCACGTCGTGTTCAACACGGCCAAGGGCCGGCAGAAGTACCTGAACATGTCCCGCAACCCGGTGGTCGCGGTGTCGGTGGCGGACAAGGCCGACGACTACCGCACCCTGTGGATCAAGGGCACCGTCGAGTTCGTCACCGAGGGCGCCGACGAGCACATCGACCGGATGGCGAAGAAGTACCTCGGCCAGGACACCTACCCCTGGCGCCGACCGGGCGAGGAACGCGTCATCGTCCGTGTCACCCCGACCGAGAAGCTCGGCCGCGGCTGA
- a CDS encoding FKBP-type peptidyl-prolyl cis-trans isomerase, which translates to MGTLGLRAGTVCAGLGGGPPGAHPPTLQGVDVSERVENRSAGQAPATKAQRRLAAQLAEKKAAEARRRRQSILGAAVGVLAVVALVGGLVWLNSGDDDKASTAGSSASPTAPAEPSAPAQELPADIDPALKTKPTVQAGTGELKKLTVTTLVKGTGPAVKAGQNITTNYVGVFYKDGKQFDASWDSGQPATFQIGVGQVIKGWDQGLVGVPVGSRVQLDLPAELAYGNDAAGGRPAGPLRFVVDVLAAQ; encoded by the coding sequence ATGGGCACGCTGGGCCTCCGGGCGGGTACCGTGTGCGCTGGCCTCGGCGGCGGCCCGCCGGGGGCGCACCCACCCACCCTGCAGGGAGTCGACGTGAGCGAGCGTGTGGAGAACCGGTCGGCGGGCCAGGCCCCGGCCACCAAGGCACAGCGGCGGCTGGCCGCCCAGCTGGCCGAGAAGAAGGCAGCCGAGGCGCGTCGTCGCCGGCAGTCGATCCTCGGCGCGGCGGTCGGCGTGCTCGCGGTGGTGGCCCTGGTCGGCGGCCTGGTGTGGCTGAACAGCGGGGACGACGACAAGGCGTCCACCGCCGGTTCCTCGGCCAGCCCGACCGCGCCGGCCGAGCCCAGCGCGCCCGCCCAGGAGCTGCCCGCCGACATCGACCCGGCGCTGAAGACCAAGCCGACCGTGCAGGCCGGCACCGGCGAGCTGAAGAAGCTCACCGTCACCACCCTCGTGAAGGGCACCGGGCCGGCGGTGAAGGCGGGTCAGAACATCACCACGAACTACGTGGGTGTCTTCTACAAGGACGGCAAGCAGTTCGACGCGTCCTGGGACAGTGGCCAGCCGGCCACCTTCCAAATCGGCGTGGGCCAGGTCATCAAGGGCTGGGACCAGGGCCTGGTCGGCGTGCCGGTGGGCAGCCGGGTCCAGCTGGACCTCCCGGCCGAGCTGGCGTACGGCAACGACGCCGCGGGCGGTCGTCCGGCCGGGCCGCTGCGCTTCGTCGTCGACGTGCTGGCTGCGCAGTAG
- a CDS encoding HAD family phosphatase — translation MVDAVLFDLDGVIVDSEPVWEEVRRAYVAQHGGVWQPDTQRRLMGMSTGEWAEYLSGELGVDRSPEQVATEVVTEMARRYAQHVPLIDDADEVVRRIAARWPLGLASSSPTRLIAAALDATRLAGSFGATLSTEETARGKPAPDVWLAVAGRLGVDPARCVAVEDSSNGVRSAAAAGCRVVAVPHGSYPLDPDAEALAAVLLPSIGALTPAVVEGC, via the coding sequence GTGGTGGACGCGGTGCTCTTCGACCTGGACGGCGTGATCGTGGACTCCGAGCCGGTCTGGGAGGAGGTCCGGCGGGCGTACGTGGCGCAGCACGGCGGCGTCTGGCAGCCGGACACCCAGCGCCGGCTGATGGGGATGAGCACCGGCGAGTGGGCCGAGTACCTGAGCGGTGAGCTGGGCGTCGACAGGTCGCCCGAGCAGGTCGCCACCGAGGTGGTGACCGAGATGGCCCGCCGGTACGCGCAACACGTACCGCTGATCGACGACGCCGACGAGGTCGTGCGCCGCATCGCCGCGCGGTGGCCGCTCGGGCTGGCCAGTTCCTCACCGACCCGCCTGATCGCGGCGGCGCTCGACGCGACGCGCCTGGCCGGTTCGTTCGGCGCGACGCTGTCGACGGAGGAGACCGCCCGGGGCAAGCCCGCGCCCGACGTGTGGCTCGCGGTGGCCGGGCGGCTCGGCGTCGACCCGGCCCGGTGCGTGGCGGTGGAGGACTCGTCGAACGGGGTCCGCTCGGCGGCCGCCGCCGGGTGCCGGGTGGTGGCGGTGCCGCACGGGTCGTATCCGCTCGATCCGGACGCGGAGGCGCTCGCGGCGGTGCTGCTCCCCTCGATCGGCGCGCTCACTCCCGCTGTGGTCGAGGGGTGTTGA
- a CDS encoding NADPH:quinone reductase gives MKAIVYERSGDASVLQVVDRPVPEPGPGEVLVRMAVSGVNPTDWKARQAWPLPAGWQIPHQDGAGVVEAVGEGVDQTLIGERVWVWEAAWQRPWGTAAEYTLVPVRHAVPLGPASFDLGAALGIPFMTAHRCLTAGEFMPDKLHAGALSDHVVLVQGGAGAVGNAAIQLARWADACVITTVSSPEKAQLAAAAGASFVINYREQDVVEEVRKVAPDGVHTIVEVSAARNAAADVRMLRTGGAVCVYADDGGDEVTLPIRPLMAPNARWQFVLIYTAPKVAKAQAVTDIAAAVAQGAIRVGEEAGLPLHRYPLVEAAAAQQAVQDGVVGKVLVSTADE, from the coding sequence ATGAAGGCGATCGTGTACGAGCGCAGCGGGGACGCCTCGGTGCTCCAGGTGGTGGACCGGCCGGTGCCGGAACCCGGGCCGGGCGAGGTGCTGGTGCGGATGGCCGTGTCGGGGGTGAACCCGACCGACTGGAAGGCCCGCCAGGCGTGGCCGCTGCCGGCCGGCTGGCAGATCCCGCACCAGGACGGCGCCGGGGTGGTCGAGGCGGTCGGCGAGGGCGTGGACCAGACGCTCATCGGTGAGCGGGTCTGGGTGTGGGAGGCGGCGTGGCAGCGGCCGTGGGGCACTGCCGCCGAGTACACGCTGGTCCCGGTCCGGCACGCGGTGCCGCTCGGTCCTGCCTCGTTCGACCTGGGTGCGGCGCTCGGGATCCCGTTCATGACCGCGCACCGCTGCCTGACCGCCGGTGAGTTCATGCCGGACAAGCTGCACGCGGGTGCGCTGAGCGACCACGTGGTGCTGGTGCAGGGTGGTGCGGGCGCGGTGGGCAACGCGGCGATCCAGCTCGCCCGATGGGCCGACGCCTGCGTGATCACCACGGTGAGCAGCCCGGAGAAGGCGCAGCTCGCGGCGGCGGCAGGGGCCAGCTTCGTGATCAACTATCGCGAGCAGGACGTGGTCGAGGAGGTCCGCAAGGTCGCGCCCGACGGGGTGCACACGATCGTCGAGGTCTCCGCCGCCCGCAACGCCGCCGCCGACGTACGGATGCTGCGCACCGGCGGGGCGGTCTGCGTGTACGCCGACGACGGCGGCGACGAGGTGACGTTGCCGATCCGGCCGCTGATGGCCCCGAACGCGCGCTGGCAGTTCGTGCTGATCTACACCGCGCCGAAGGTGGCGAAGGCGCAGGCGGTCACCGACATCGCGGCGGCGGTGGCGCAGGGCGCGATCCGGGTCGGCGAGGAGGCCGGCCTGCCGCTGCACCGGTATCCGCTGGTGGAGGCCGCTGCCGCGCAGCAGGCGGTGCAGGACGGCGTGGTGGGCAAGGTGCTGGTGAGCACCGCCGACGAGTAG
- a CDS encoding fatty acid--CoA ligase, with product MRSTMMDAPLQVARILEHGATVHGAAEVVTWTGAEPRRMTYAEVGRTAARLAHALREECGVTGDERVGTFMWNNNEHLVAYFAVPSMGAVLHTLNIRLFPDQVAYIANHAQDRVVLVDTTLIPLLARVIGDMTTVAHVVVVGGGDPAPLLSAAGDRITVHHWDALLAGRPDHYDWPEVDERDAAALCYTSGTTGNPKGVAYSHRSIYLHSLQVCMPEGFGLGPNDRELAIVPMFHAMSWGLPYAAFLSGASLIMPDRFLQAEPIAAMIAAERPTLAGAVPTIWTDLLAYLDAHEVDLSSLKEVIVGGSACPPALMHAFHDRYGIDVIHAWGMTEMSPLGSVSRAPAGATGDDAWRYRYTQGRVPAGVTARIVGPAGEPLPADGTSVGELEVRGPWVTARYIGDDAPEEEKFRDGWLRTGDVGTLSPDGYITLTDRAKDVIKSGGEWISSVELENALMAHPAVLEACVVGVPDERWDERPLATVVVREGASVTAEELRDFLAASVARWQLPERWAFIDAVPKTSVGKFDKKVVRSRYADGGLDVRELTAS from the coding sequence ATGCGTAGCACGATGATGGATGCCCCTCTCCAGGTCGCCCGGATCCTCGAACACGGCGCCACCGTGCACGGCGCGGCGGAGGTGGTCACCTGGACCGGCGCGGAACCCCGCCGGATGACGTACGCGGAGGTCGGCCGCACCGCCGCCCGGCTGGCCCATGCGCTGCGCGAGGAGTGCGGGGTGACCGGCGACGAGCGGGTCGGCACGTTCATGTGGAACAACAACGAGCACCTGGTGGCGTACTTCGCCGTGCCGAGCATGGGCGCGGTGCTGCACACGCTCAACATCCGGCTCTTCCCCGACCAGGTCGCCTACATCGCCAACCACGCGCAGGACCGGGTGGTCCTCGTCGACACCACGCTCATTCCACTGCTCGCCCGGGTGATCGGCGACATGACCACCGTTGCGCACGTGGTGGTGGTCGGCGGCGGTGACCCGGCCCCGCTGCTGTCCGCGGCCGGTGACCGGATCACCGTGCACCACTGGGACGCGCTGCTGGCCGGCCGCCCGGACCACTACGACTGGCCGGAGGTGGACGAGCGCGACGCCGCCGCGCTCTGCTACACCTCCGGGACCACCGGCAACCCCAAGGGCGTCGCCTACTCGCACCGCTCGATCTACCTGCACTCGCTCCAGGTCTGCATGCCGGAGGGCTTCGGGCTCGGCCCGAACGATCGTGAGCTGGCGATCGTGCCGATGTTCCACGCCATGTCGTGGGGCCTGCCGTACGCGGCGTTCCTCTCCGGCGCCTCGCTGATCATGCCGGACCGGTTCCTCCAGGCGGAGCCGATCGCTGCGATGATCGCCGCCGAGCGGCCCACCCTCGCCGGCGCGGTGCCGACCATCTGGACCGACCTGCTCGCCTACCTGGACGCGCACGAGGTGGATCTCTCCTCGCTGAAGGAGGTGATCGTCGGCGGGTCGGCCTGCCCGCCCGCGCTCATGCACGCGTTCCACGACCGCTACGGCATCGACGTCATCCACGCCTGGGGCATGACCGAGATGTCGCCGCTGGGCTCGGTCTCCCGGGCACCGGCCGGCGCGACCGGCGACGACGCCTGGCGCTACCGCTACACGCAGGGCCGCGTCCCGGCGGGCGTGACGGCGCGGATCGTCGGCCCGGCCGGCGAGCCGCTGCCCGCCGACGGGACGTCCGTGGGCGAGCTGGAGGTACGCGGCCCGTGGGTGACCGCCCGGTACATCGGCGACGACGCCCCGGAGGAGGAGAAGTTCCGGGACGGCTGGCTGCGGACCGGTGACGTCGGCACGCTCTCGCCGGACGGCTACATCACCCTCACCGACCGCGCCAAGGACGTGATCAAGTCGGGCGGGGAGTGGATCTCCTCGGTCGAGCTGGAGAACGCCCTGATGGCGCACCCGGCGGTGCTGGAGGCGTGCGTGGTGGGCGTACCGGACGAGCGCTGGGACGAGCGGCCGCTGGCCACTGTGGTGGTCCGCGAGGGCGCGTCGGTGACCGCCGAGGAGCTGCGGGACTTCCTGGCCGCCTCGGTGGCCCGCTGGCAGTTGCCGGAGCGGTGGGCGTTCATCGACGCGGTCCCGAAGACCAGCGTCGGCAAGTTCGACAAGAAGGTGGTGCGCTCGCGGTACGCCGACGGCGGGCTCGACGTGCGGGAACTGACCGCGTCGTAA
- a CDS encoding NUDIX domain-containing protein: MSISWADSYVGQLRALAGDRTLMFVGARAVVRDNASRVLLIQRSDNGQWALPAGAMELGESIADCAVREVREETGLRALRVSAFALYTGPDRTHTNMYGHTYQVFTTAFRVDEWDGELARFTDETTDSGFFRPADFPHPLSSSVHETLADLDVFEQTNRLILK; this comes from the coding sequence GTGAGCATCTCGTGGGCCGACTCGTACGTCGGGCAGCTCCGCGCCCTGGCCGGTGACCGCACCCTGATGTTCGTCGGCGCACGCGCCGTGGTGCGCGACAACGCCTCCCGGGTGCTGCTGATCCAGCGGTCCGACAACGGCCAGTGGGCCCTGCCGGCCGGTGCCATGGAACTCGGCGAGTCCATCGCCGACTGCGCCGTCCGGGAGGTGCGGGAGGAGACCGGGCTGCGGGCGCTGCGGGTGAGCGCGTTCGCGCTCTACACCGGACCCGACCGCACCCACACCAACATGTACGGGCACACGTACCAGGTCTTCACCACGGCGTTCCGGGTCGACGAGTGGGACGGCGAGCTGGCCCGGTTCACCGACGAGACCACCGACTCCGGGTTCTTCCGCCCGGCGGACTTCCCGCACCCGCTGTCGTCGAGCGTGCACGAGACGCTCGCCGACCTCGACGTGTTCGAGCAGACCAACCGGTTGATCCTCAAGTAG
- a CDS encoding MDR family MFS transporter, with protein MTAQAAPPALPARQIRLLMFGLMTGMLLAALDQTIVGTALPTIVGELGGINHYSWVVTAYLLASTASTPLYGKMADLYGRRPVFLFSIGMFLLGSLLAGLSQNMTQLIVTRGVQGLGAGGLMTLAFTIISDVVSPRERGRYQGLFGAVFGVSSVAGPLVGGYFAETNWRWIFYINVPLAILAIVVCWHVMRLVPFERREHTVDWIGAALLVAGVSCLLLALSWGGAEYAWGSGVIVGLFAAGVVLGVLFVVQEARTKEPILPLRLFRSATFALANGAGFVLGLVMFGSIIFIPLYLQIVKGASPTRSGLLMLPMMAGVIITSIITGRAMSRIGRYKWFPVAGAAVLVVGMLLFQQLQVATTLWAAFGYMVVIGVGLGLCMQSLILAVQNAVSVRDLGAGTSSATFFRSLGGSFGVAILGAVLSSRLTAELSTRLPGALAQLPPEQRAAVSAGGNFSINDPAAILALPAPVRAAVQASFVESLHLVFLTTGLIAIVAVLVTLAMPNLQLRGTGPQGATGGADPIGGKAPAPGGKPLTKESKEEAAADMEAKSQTML; from the coding sequence ATGACCGCCCAGGCCGCCCCGCCCGCATTGCCCGCCCGCCAGATCCGCCTGCTGATGTTCGGTCTGATGACCGGCATGCTGCTGGCGGCGCTGGACCAGACGATCGTCGGCACCGCGTTGCCGACGATCGTCGGCGAACTGGGCGGCATCAACCACTACTCGTGGGTGGTCACCGCGTACCTGCTGGCGTCGACCGCCTCGACGCCGCTGTACGGCAAGATGGCCGACCTGTACGGACGCCGGCCGGTCTTCCTGTTCTCGATCGGCATGTTCCTGCTCGGCTCGTTGCTGGCCGGGCTGTCGCAGAACATGACCCAGCTGATCGTCACGCGCGGCGTGCAGGGCCTGGGCGCGGGTGGCCTGATGACGCTGGCGTTCACCATCATCTCGGACGTGGTCTCGCCCCGGGAGCGTGGTCGCTACCAGGGGTTGTTCGGCGCGGTGTTCGGCGTCTCCTCGGTGGCCGGGCCGCTCGTCGGCGGTTACTTCGCGGAGACCAACTGGCGGTGGATCTTCTACATCAACGTGCCGCTGGCGATCCTCGCCATCGTGGTCTGCTGGCACGTGATGCGGCTGGTGCCGTTCGAGCGCCGGGAGCACACAGTCGACTGGATCGGCGCGGCGCTGCTCGTCGCCGGCGTGAGCTGCCTGCTGCTGGCGTTGAGCTGGGGCGGCGCCGAGTACGCCTGGGGTTCCGGCGTGATCGTCGGGCTGTTCGCCGCGGGCGTGGTGCTGGGCGTGCTGTTCGTCGTCCAGGAGGCCCGGACCAAGGAGCCGATCCTTCCGCTGCGGTTGTTCCGCAGCGCCACGTTCGCGCTCGCCAACGGCGCGGGGTTCGTGCTCGGTCTGGTGATGTTCGGGTCGATCATCTTCATCCCGCTCTACCTCCAGATCGTCAAGGGCGCCTCACCGACCCGCAGCGGTCTGCTGATGCTGCCGATGATGGCCGGCGTCATCATCACCTCGATCATCACCGGCCGGGCGATGAGCCGGATCGGCAGGTACAAGTGGTTCCCGGTGGCGGGCGCTGCCGTGCTGGTGGTCGGCATGCTGCTGTTCCAGCAGCTCCAGGTGGCCACCACGCTCTGGGCCGCGTTCGGCTACATGGTGGTGATCGGCGTGGGGCTGGGCCTGTGCATGCAGTCGCTGATCCTGGCCGTGCAGAACGCGGTGAGCGTCCGCGACCTGGGTGCGGGTACCTCGTCGGCCACGTTCTTCCGGTCGCTCGGCGGCTCGTTCGGCGTGGCCATCCTCGGTGCGGTGCTGTCGTCCCGGCTCACCGCCGAGCTGTCCACGCGGCTGCCTGGTGCGCTGGCGCAGCTCCCGCCGGAGCAGCGGGCCGCGGTGTCGGCCGGTGGGAACTTCTCGATCAACGACCCGGCGGCCATCCTCGCCCTGCCCGCCCCGGTACGCGCGGCCGTCCAGGCCTCGTTCGTCGAGTCGCTGCACCTGGTCTTCCTGACCACCGGGCTGATCGCGATCGTCGCGGTGCTGGTCACGCTGGCCATGCCGAACCTTCAGTTGCGGGGCACCGGCCCGCAGGGCGCCACCGGCGGCGCCGACCCGATCGGCGGCAAGGCCCCCGCGCCCGGCGGCAAGCCGCTGACCAAGGAGTCGAAGGAGGAGGCGGCCGCCGACATGGAGGCCAAGTCGCAGACGATGCTGTGA